One window of Vitis riparia cultivar Riparia Gloire de Montpellier isolate 1030 chromosome 5, EGFV_Vit.rip_1.0, whole genome shotgun sequence genomic DNA carries:
- the LOC117914788 gene encoding protein TRIGALACTOSYLDIACYLGLYCEROL 2, chloroplastic isoform X1 → MMVGNPIVQVPTCPAALSSALATLPWGSGNFMPCLPPRSRKKLLLVRANSADAGHSQPPSPSKTKNPLAVILDFPRNVWKQTLRPLSDFGFGRRSIWEGGVGLFLVSGAVLLVLSLAWLRGFQLRSKFRKYLAVFEFTQACGICKGTPVRIRGVTVGNVIQVNPSLKSIEAVVEVEDDKIIIPQNSLIEVNQSGLLMETLIDITPRDPLPTPSVGPLDPDCAKEGVIVCDRQKIRGYQGVSLDALVGIFTRLGREVEEIGIAQGYSMAERALSIVEEARPLLAKIKAMAEDVQPLVTEFRDTGLLKEVESLTKSLTQATEELRRVHSSILTPENTELIQKSIYTLIFTLKNIENISSDILGFTGDEATRRNLKLLIKSLSRLL, encoded by the exons ATGATGGTTGGGAATCCAATAGTTCAGGTTCCAACATGCCCTGCTGCACTATCTTCAGCATTGGCTACCCTCCCATGGGGTTCTGGAAATTTCATGCCTTGTCTTCCACCAAGATCAAGAAAGAAACTCTTGCTAGTGAGAGCTAATTCTGCAGATGCAGGACATTCTCAACCGCCCTCTCCTTCAAAAACAAAGAATCCACTTGCAGTTATATTGGATTTTCCTCGGAATGTGTGGAAGCAAACATTACGTCCATTGAGTGATTTTGGCTTTGGTCGGAGGAGTATTTGGGAAGGTGGGGTAGGGCTTTTTCTTGTATCAGGTGCAGTTCTCCTTGTTCTCAGTTTGGCTTGGCTGAGGGGATTTCAGTTGCGGTCTAAATTCAGGAAGTATCTAGCTGTGTTTGAGTTCACTCAGGCTTGTGGCATATGCAAAGGCACACCGGTGAGGATTAGAGGGGTGACTGTTGGCAATGTTATTCAAGTTAATCCTTCTTTGAAAAGCATTGAAGCAGTTGTTGAG GTTGAAgatgacaaaataatcataccCCAAAATTCACTGATTGAGGTGAATCAGTCTGGGCTTCTCATGGAAACTTTGATTGATATTACACCCCGAGATCCACTTCCTACACCTTCAGTTGGACCTCTTGATCCAGATTGCGCTAAAGAAGGTGTAATTGTTTGCGACAGGCAAAAGATAAGGGGATATCAAGGGGTAAGCTTGGATGCATTGGTTGGGATATTTACCCGTCTTGGACGTGAAGTAGAAGAAATTGGTATTGCCCAAGGCTATTCAATGGCCGAACGAGCTTTATCTATTGTTGAAGAGGCAAGGCCGTTGCTTGCAAAG ATCAAAGCCATGGCTGAAGATGTTCAACCTTTGGTGACTGAGTTTCGTGATACCGGACTGCTGAAGGAAGTTGAGAGTTTAACCAAAAGCCTAACACAAGCCACCGAGGAATTGAG AAGGGTGCATTCATCTATCTTGACTCCTGAGAACACCGAGCTGATCCAAAAGTCCATATACACACTGATTTTCACTTTGAAGAACATTGAG AATATAAGCTCTGATATTTTGGGATTCACGGGTGATGAGGCTACAAGACGCAATTTGAAACTGCTTATCAAGTCCCTCAGCCGGCTATTGTGA
- the LOC117914788 gene encoding protein TRIGALACTOSYLDIACYLGLYCEROL 2, chloroplastic isoform X2 yields the protein MMVGNPIVQVPTCPAALSSALATLPWGSGNFMPCLPPRSRKKLLLVRANSADAGHSQPPSPSKTKNPLAVILDFPRNVWKQTLRPLSDFGFGRRSIWEGGVGLFLVSGAVLLVLSLAWLRGFQLRSKFRKYLAVFEFTQACGICKGTPVRIRGVTVGNVIQVNPSLKSIEAVVEVEDDKIIIPQNSLIEVNQSGLLMETLIDITPRDPLPTPSVGPLDPDCAKEGVIVCDRQKIRGYQGVSLDALVGIFTRLGREVEEIGIAQGYSMAERALSIVEEARPLLAK from the exons ATGATGGTTGGGAATCCAATAGTTCAGGTTCCAACATGCCCTGCTGCACTATCTTCAGCATTGGCTACCCTCCCATGGGGTTCTGGAAATTTCATGCCTTGTCTTCCACCAAGATCAAGAAAGAAACTCTTGCTAGTGAGAGCTAATTCTGCAGATGCAGGACATTCTCAACCGCCCTCTCCTTCAAAAACAAAGAATCCACTTGCAGTTATATTGGATTTTCCTCGGAATGTGTGGAAGCAAACATTACGTCCATTGAGTGATTTTGGCTTTGGTCGGAGGAGTATTTGGGAAGGTGGGGTAGGGCTTTTTCTTGTATCAGGTGCAGTTCTCCTTGTTCTCAGTTTGGCTTGGCTGAGGGGATTTCAGTTGCGGTCTAAATTCAGGAAGTATCTAGCTGTGTTTGAGTTCACTCAGGCTTGTGGCATATGCAAAGGCACACCGGTGAGGATTAGAGGGGTGACTGTTGGCAATGTTATTCAAGTTAATCCTTCTTTGAAAAGCATTGAAGCAGTTGTTGAG GTTGAAgatgacaaaataatcataccCCAAAATTCACTGATTGAGGTGAATCAGTCTGGGCTTCTCATGGAAACTTTGATTGATATTACACCCCGAGATCCACTTCCTACACCTTCAGTTGGACCTCTTGATCCAGATTGCGCTAAAGAAGGTGTAATTGTTTGCGACAGGCAAAAGATAAGGGGATATCAAGGGGTAAGCTTGGATGCATTGGTTGGGATATTTACCCGTCTTGGACGTGAAGTAGAAGAAATTGGTATTGCCCAAGGCTATTCAATGGCCGAACGAGCTTTATCTATTGTTGAAGAGGCAAGGCCGTTGCTTGCAAAG TGA
- the LOC117913995 gene encoding 60S ribosomal protein L38: MPKQIHEIKDFLLTARRKDARSVKIKRSKDVVKFKVRCSKYLYTLCVFDAEKADKLKQSLPPGLSVQDL; encoded by the exons CCGAAGCAGATTCACGAGATCAAGGACTTCCTTCTCACTGCAAGGAGAAAAGATGCACGCTCCGTGAAGATCAAGAGGAGCAAGGATGTGGTTAAGTTCAAGGTCCGTTGCTCCAAGTACCTCTACACACTTTGCGTCTTTGATGCAGAGAAGGCTGACAAGTTGAAGCAGTCTCTTCCTCCAG GTTTGAGTGTCCAAGACCTGTGA